In Labrus mixtus chromosome 11, fLabMix1.1, whole genome shotgun sequence, a single window of DNA contains:
- the LOC132983083 gene encoding glutathione S-transferase kappa 1-like, with amino-acid sequence MTSKKVVELFYDVVSPYSWLGFEVMCRYRNVWNIELKLRPAFLGGIMQGSGNKPPGLIPNKFLYMTQDLARLAKYFNVPLQTPSDPAEAMFKKGSLSAMRFVAAVQERQKGGDEQVERVSRELWRRIWSEDKDITEPASLSEAALKAGLSDSEIKEVLNMYTSQEIKDKLKSSSEEALDYGAFGFPMIVCHVNGKPEMFFGSDRFELMANCIGEKWLGPQPDKSAAKL; translated from the exons ATGACATCCAAGAAAGTGGTCGAGTTGTTCTACGACGTGGTGTCTCCGTACTCCTGGCTGGGCTTTGAG GTCATGTGTAGATATAGAAATGTGTGGAATATAGAGCTCAAACTGCGCCCTGCATTTCTTGGTGGTATCATGCAAGGATCAG GCAACAAGCCCCCCGGTTTGATTCCAAACAAATTCCTCTACATGACCCAGGATCTGGCCCGCTTGGCAAAGTATTTTAATGTTCCCTTGCAGACTCCATCCGACCCGGCTGAGGCCATGTTCAAAAAAG GCTCCTTGTCTGCGATGCGATTTGTAGCAGCGGTACAGGAGAGGCAgaagggaggagacgagcaggtGGAGCGCGTGTCCCGGGAGCTGTGGAGAAGAATCTGGAGTGAGGACAAAGACATCACTGAACCTGCATCATTGTCTGAG gCAGCGCTGAAAGCAGGATTGTCCGACAGCGAGATTAAAGAAGTGCTGAATATGTACACCTCACAGGAGATCAAAGACAAGCTGAAAAGCTCTTCAGAGGAAGCCCTTGATTATGGA GCATTCGGATTCCCCATGATTGTGTGTCATGTAAATGGCAAGCCAGAGATGTTTTTTGGATCGGACAGATTTGAGCTCATGGCTAACTGCATCG GCGAAAAGTGGCTGGGACCTCAGCCTGACAAGTCAGCTGCCaaactgtga
- the styk1b gene encoding tyrosine-protein kinase STYK1b yields MSSTSNADFRCNHGDTICEIRTYEQEVIIVPILLLSSFLVTLIFILLLRFCPEKVDRIRPQASKPTRRVLHGIDAPPGINVLEHESIALDVPSSYSTFNPPTTYPSKSLSTPVVEPSFPPNPPQQTFQPTFTPVVKPRELPRQRLPESFNLVTPLPVAFSLRSDSSVSLYRARMENRNVVLRVLNDSADANERHNFLGFASFLAQLGPHPFLPELLGVVSLRAPLVTVVEELENRDLLSYLWRCRQENVNPPCEMTERRIFTMAKQVASALEFLHNKDLLHGNVRARSVLVSKEHTAKLWGLHGVYTRKSQETTQKDDASMKKWQAPELLARRPASQSSDIWSFGILLYEMATLGEAPFAEISVNELLQFHQRGKSLKKPSNCSNMLHSIIKGCCQWKDQDRPSLAEVSRKLLSGEKGASDKVLKVSGAVNIERYLQEAGYGESNSYTVF; encoded by the exons ATGTCTTCAACATCAAACGCAGACTTCCGTTGTAACCATGGAGATACAATCTGTG AGATCCGTACTTATGAGCAGGAGGTGATCATTGTGCCGATCCTGCTGCTGTCCAGCTTCCTGGTCACCCTGATCTTCATTTTACTGCTGCGCTTCTGTCCAGAAAAAGTCGATCGGATCCGTCCGCAGGCCTCAAAGCCGACCAGGAGGGTGCTGCATGGCATTGATG CTCCACCTGGTATCAATGTCCTGGAACATGAAAGCATCGCTCTGGACGTACCCAGTTCCTACTCCACCTTCAACCCCCCAACGACTTACCCCTCCAAAAGCCTCTCCACGCCTGTGGTTGAACCCTCGTTCCCGCCCAACCCCCCTCAGCAGACCTTCCAGCCCACTTTTACTCCTGTGGTCAAGCCCAGGGAGCTGCCCCGTCAGAGGCTGCCCGAGTCCTTCAACCTGGTCACGCCTCTGCCGGTTGCCTTCTCCCTGCGCTCCGACTCCTCTGTGTCCCTCTACAGGGCCCGCATGGAGAACAGGAACGTGGTGCTGCGAGTCCTGAATG ATTCTGCTGATGCCAATGAAAGACACAACTTCTTAGGCTTCGCATCCTTCCTGGCCCAGCTGGGACCTCATCCCTTCCTTCCAGAGCTTCTTGGTGTGGTTTCACTTCGAGCTCCTCTGGTAACTGTTGTAGAAGAGCTGGAGAACAGAGACTTGCTCAGCTACCTGTGGCGATGCAGACAG GAAAATGTTAATCCACCGTGtgaaatgacagagagaagaataTTTACCATGGCCAAACAGGTGGCCTCAGCTCTG GAGTTCCTTCACAACAAAGACCTTCTCCATGGAAACGTCCGTGCCCGCAGCGTGTTGGTCAGTAAAGAGCACACGGCCAAGCTTTGGGGCCTGCATGGGGTCTACACCAGGAAGAGCCAGGAGACCACTCAGAAAGATGATGCCAGCATGAAGAAATGGCAAGCACCAGAGCTGTTAGCCCGGAGACCTGCCAGTCAGAGCAGCGATAT TTGGTCGTTTGGCATCTTACTGTATGAAATGGCAACATTAG GTGAAGCTCCTTTTGCAGAAATCTCAGTGAATGAACTTCTACAGTTCCATCAACGAGgcaaaagtctgaaaaaacCTTCAAACTGCTCCAACATGCT ACACTCCATCATCAAGGGCTGCTGCCAGTGGAAGGATCAGGATCGACCATCTCTGGCCGAGGTGAGTCGCAAGCTGCTCTCAGGAGAGAAAGGTGCATCTGACAAAGTCCTCAAGGTGTCGGGAGCGGTGAACATCGAGCGATACCTGCAGGAAGCAGGATACGGGGAGTCTAACAGCTACACTGTTTTCTGA
- the phc1 gene encoding polyhomeotic-like protein 1: MDAGEDQNTGTNNATPQTSGNSRAPQIAHMSLYERQAVQALQALQRQPNAAQYFQQLMLQQQISSAQLHNLAAVQQATLAASRQSNTPSNSISQATTTVNLSTTSAGGTMTNPRPHGPATSAATTAALNQSVLLGGNSAGQGQMYLRVNRSLRAPLASQLIFMPGGTTTATVTTVAQAQPQQQQQQQQQQQHEASASNQSDNDQVQNLALHCTSTPRTVAVKSEHPERKDFPLGQQQQTFTQTGQQQQMQQQMSKGNFTQQSNTMTVKTGNQVAMTVTPAASVAPSSSHVNSSQALPLSQILLSTSAAPVILVPTSNVTTSTQGYPIGSLTSKANVNTQTLVVQPLQQASTAADKGPVPIQPKTAQGHRLPVQLPPRHPPPILPAPPSNSQATAGGHNTPHIPVQLVGARQGLAGNAQVVALAQARCSIAQEGVAGGNVNMVSNNSAMIKPVIGSLKRKSDCDASNEMATESSAPMKDSAPPLSPAPTKDSTPPVTAAFTSPPTLSLPLPLLRGVHGDKDRAPVPQAVVKPQVLTHLIEGFVIQEGAEPFPVAGLLKDRDYALVGRSENGTPLLKCEYCASLAPASQFRGSKRFCSNTCAKRYNVSCSQHFKTSRGRSGAGVAPPPAPTEIAARRRGPTRRSSSNIPCNKLSSRHLPVKCHSESSRSDDVSSDGEEEEEDESPSLSPSSSHSCSRAGHSAPPSDSSAPLEGANFLSATPAQWSVEEVCRFISSLQGCEELAAQFLSQEIDGQALMLLREDHLISTMNIKLGPALKICASINTLRE; encoded by the exons ATGGATGCAGGGGAAGACCAAAACACAGGCACCAACAATGCAACTCCTCAAACAAGTGGGAACTCTCGTGCGCCCCAAATAGCCCACATGTCTCTGTATGAAAGACAGGCTGTGCAG gCGCTCCAAGCATTGCAAAGACAGCCCAATGCAGCTCAGTACTTCCAGCAGCtcatgctgcagcagcagatcagTAGTGCCCAACTCCACAATCTGGCTGCCGTGCAACAG GCCACCCTTGCAGCTAGTCGACAATCCAATACCCCTAGTAACAGCATATCCCAAGCGACCACCACT GTCAACCTAAGCACAACATCTGCGGGAGGAACTATGACCAACCCCCGTCCTCACGGCCCGGCCACCTCTGCAGCTACAACAGCAGCTCTTAACCAGTCAGTGCTGCTGGGTGGAAACTCTGCAGGACAAGGACAGATGTATCTAAgg GTAAACCGCTCTCTCAGGGCTCCTCTTGCCTCTCAGCTCATCTTTATGCCGGGTGGCACAACAACAGCAACTGTAACAACAGTTGCCCAGGCGCAGccgcagcagcaacagcaacaacaacaacaacaacaacatgaagctTCTGCCAGTAACCAGTCTGACAATGATCAG GTGCAGAATCTGGCCTTACATTGCACCTCCACTCCCAGGACTGTTGCTGTCAAGTCTGAGCATCCAGAGAGGAAAGATTTTCCTCTTGGTCAacagcaacagacttttactcAGACAGGTCAGCAGCAGcaaatgcaacaacaaatgTCCAAAGGCAACTTTACTCAGCAATCCAACACTATGACTGTAAAGACTGGAAACCAGGTTGCCATGACTGTCACTCCTGCTGCATCTGTAGCTCCATCCTCAAGTCATGTCAACTCCTCTCAAGCACTCCCTCTATCCCAAATCCTGCTCTCCACCTCTGCTGCCCCAGTGATCCTTGTGCCCACCTCAAACGTCACTACCTCCACCCAGGGCTACCCCATCGGCTCTTTGACTTCTAAGGCAAACGTAAACACACAGACTTTGGTGGTACAGCCGCTACAGCAAGCCAGCACTGCCGCAGACAAAGGCCCTGTGCCAATCCAGCCCAAGACAGCCCAGGGACACCGCTTACCTGTGCAGCTGCCCCCTCGACACCCACCTCCCATTCTCCCTGCACCACCGAGCAACAGCCAGGCTACGGCTGGGGGACACAACACTCCCCACATCCCAGTGCAGCTTGTGGGAGCGAGGCAGGGCTTGGCAGGAAACGCACAGGTTGTGGCTCTGGCACAAGCACGATGCAGCATAGCTCAGGAGGGTGTAGCCGGTGGGAACGTGAACATGGTTTCCAACAATAGTGCAATG ATAAAGCCTGTCATCGGCtctctgaaaagaaaatctgactGTGATGCTTCAAATGAGATGGCAACAGAATCCTCTGCACCAATGAAAGACTCAGCTCCTCCCTTATCCCCTGCGCCGACAAAGGACTCGA CTCCTCCTGTGACAGCTGCCTTCACATCTCCTCCCACCCTGTCCCTGCCTCTGCCCTTGTTAAGAGGTGTCCATGGGGACAAAGACAGAGCACCAGTGCCCCAGGCAGTGGTCAAACCCCAAGTCCTCACCCACCTCATAGAGGGCTTCGTCATCCAGGAGGGAGCTGAGCCCTTCCCT GTTGCTGGGCTCCTCAAAGACAGAGACTATGCCCTGGTTGGCCGATCAGAGAACGGTACTCCTT TGTTGAAGTGTGAATACTGTGCAAGCCTCGCCCCTGCCAGCCAGTTCAGAGGATCAAAGAGGTTCTGTTCAAACACATGTGCTAAGAG GTATAATGTCAGCTGCAGCCAACACTTCAAAACGAGCAGAGGGAGAAGTGGTGCAGGCGTGGCACCTCCTCCGGCCCCCACTGAGATCGCTGCCAGGCGAAGGGGTCCCACTCGCAGGAGCAGCTCTAATATCCCCTGTAATAAGTTATCGAGCAGGCATCTACCTGTCAAG TGTCACTCTGAGTCCAGCCGCTCGGATGATGTATCCAGCgacggagaagaagaagaagaggacgagTCTCCTTCTCTATCCCCGAGCTCTTCTCACTCCTGCTCGAGAGCCGGGCACAGCGCTCCTCCCTCTGACAGCTCTgctccactagagggcgctaaCTTTCTCTCGGCAACTCCTGCTCAGTGGAGCGTGGAAGAAGTGTGCAGGTTTATCTCCTCACTTCAAG GCTGTGAAGAATTGGCTGCTCAGTTCCTGTCGCAGGAGATAGACGGGCAAGCTCTTATGCTCCTGCGAGAGGATCATCTCATATCTACCATGAATATCAAGCTGGGTCCCGCGCTTAAGATCTGTGCCTCCATCAACACGCTGCGTGAGTGA